The following are encoded together in the Streptomyces rapamycinicus NRRL 5491 genome:
- the coaE gene encoding dephospho-CoA kinase — MLNLGLTGGIGAGKSEVSLILTSLGAVLIDSDRIAREVVEPGTPGLAAVVAEFGPELLTADGRLDRPGLGGIVFNDPERLSALNAIIHPLVRDRSAELQAAAAPDAVVVHDVPLLAENKLAPLYDLVMVVDATPETQLDRLVRLRGMAEDEARARMAAQATRAERLAIADVVIDNNGPIEALEPQVRKAWADLVRRAGTTEG, encoded by the coding sequence ATGCTGAACCTGGGGCTCACGGGCGGAATCGGCGCGGGCAAGAGCGAGGTCTCACTGATCCTGACCTCATTGGGAGCGGTGCTGATCGACTCGGATCGGATCGCTCGCGAGGTGGTCGAGCCGGGCACGCCGGGACTGGCCGCCGTGGTCGCCGAGTTCGGCCCCGAGCTGCTGACCGCCGACGGCCGTCTGGACCGGCCCGGGCTCGGCGGTATCGTCTTCAACGACCCGGAGCGGCTGAGCGCGCTGAACGCGATCATCCATCCGCTGGTCCGGGACCGCTCCGCCGAACTCCAGGCGGCGGCCGCGCCCGACGCCGTGGTCGTCCATGACGTCCCCCTTCTGGCCGAGAACAAGCTGGCGCCGCTGTACGACCTGGTCATGGTCGTGGATGCCACGCCGGAGACCCAGCTGGACCGGCTGGTGCGGCTGCGCGGCATGGCCGAGGACGAGGCGCGCGCCCGGATGGCGGCACAGGCCACCCGCGCGGAACGGCTGGCGATCGCGGATGTCGTGATCGACAACAATGGCCCGATCGAGGCGCTGGAGCCGCAGGTCAGAAAGGCCTGGGCGGATCTGGTGCGGCGCGCGGGCACCACGGAGGGCTGA
- the rpsA gene encoding 30S ribosomal protein S1, which produces MTSSTEATRTTPQVAVNDIGSEEAFLAAIDETIKYFNDGDIVDGVIVKVDRDEVLLDIGYKTEGVIPSRELSIKHDVDPNEVVAVGDEIEALVLQKEDKEGRLILSKKRAQYERAWGTIEKIKEEDGIVTGTVIEVVKGGLILDIGLRGFLPASLVEMRRVRDLQPYVGKELEAKIIELDKNRNNVVLSRRAWLEQTQSEVRQTFLTTLQKGQVRSGVVSSIVNFGAFVDLGGVDGLVHVSELSWKHIDHPSEVVEVGQEVTVEVLDVDMDRERVSLSLKATQEDPWQQFARTHQIGQVVPGKVTKLVPFGAFVRVDEGIEGLVHISELAERHVEIPEQVVQVNDEIFVKVIDIDLERRRISLSLKQANESFGADPSAVEFDPTLYGMAASYDDQGNYIYPEGFDPEANDWLEGYEKQREEWERQYAEAQQRFEQHQAQVIKSREADEQAAAEAGSAAPAPGGQAAGGGGGSYSSESADNSGALASDEALAALREKLAGGQS; this is translated from the coding sequence ATGACGAGCAGCACCGAGGCAACCCGCACCACCCCGCAGGTGGCGGTCAACGACATCGGTTCCGAGGAAGCCTTCCTCGCCGCGATCGACGAGACGATCAAGTACTTCAACGACGGCGACATCGTCGACGGCGTCATCGTGAAGGTCGACCGGGACGAGGTCCTGCTCGACATTGGTTACAAGACCGAAGGCGTCATCCCCTCTCGCGAACTGTCGATCAAGCACGACGTCGACCCCAACGAGGTCGTCGCCGTCGGCGACGAGATCGAGGCCCTCGTCCTCCAGAAGGAGGACAAGGAAGGCCGACTGATCCTCTCGAAGAAGCGCGCCCAGTACGAGCGCGCCTGGGGCACCATCGAGAAGATCAAGGAAGAGGACGGGATCGTCACCGGTACCGTCATCGAGGTCGTCAAGGGTGGTCTCATCCTCGACATCGGCCTCCGTGGCTTCCTTCCCGCCTCCCTGGTGGAGATGCGCCGCGTACGCGACCTGCAGCCCTACGTGGGCAAGGAGCTCGAGGCGAAGATCATCGAGCTCGACAAGAACCGCAACAACGTGGTCCTGTCCCGCCGCGCCTGGCTGGAGCAGACCCAGAGCGAGGTCCGCCAGACCTTCCTCACCACCCTCCAGAAGGGTCAGGTGCGCTCCGGCGTCGTCTCCTCCATCGTCAACTTCGGTGCGTTCGTGGACCTGGGCGGCGTCGACGGTCTCGTCCACGTCTCGGAGCTGTCCTGGAAGCACATCGACCACCCCTCCGAGGTCGTCGAGGTCGGCCAGGAGGTCACGGTCGAGGTCCTGGACGTCGACATGGACCGCGAGCGCGTCTCCCTGTCGCTCAAGGCGACCCAGGAGGACCCGTGGCAGCAGTTCGCCCGGACCCACCAGATCGGTCAGGTCGTCCCGGGTAAGGTCACCAAGCTCGTGCCGTTCGGTGCGTTCGTCCGCGTGGACGAGGGCATCGAGGGCCTGGTCCACATCTCCGAGCTGGCCGAGCGCCACGTGGAGATCCCGGAGCAGGTCGTCCAGGTCAACGACGAGATCTTCGTCAAGGTCATCGACATCGACCTCGAGCGCCGCCGCATCAGCCTCTCGCTGAAGCAGGCCAACGAGTCCTTCGGTGCCGACCCGTCCGCGGTCGAGTTCGACCCGACCCTGTACGGCATGGCCGCGTCCTACGACGACCAGGGCAACTACATCTACCCCGAGGGCTTCGACCCCGAGGCCAACGACTGGCTCGAGGGCTACGAGAAGCAGCGCGAGGAGTGGGAGCGCCAGTACGCCGAGGCGCAGCAGCGCTTCGAGCAGCACCAGGCGCAGGTCATCAAGTCCCGCGAGGCCGACGAGCAGGCCGCTGCCGAGGCGGGCAGCGCCGCCCCGGCGCCGGGCGGGCAGGCGGCCGGTGGCGGCGGCGGTTCGTACTCCTCGGAGTCGGCCGACAACTCCGGCGCCCTGGCCTCGGACGAGGCGCTGGCCGCGCTTCGCGAGAAGCTGGCCGGTGGCCAGAGCTGA
- a CDS encoding class I SAM-dependent methyltransferase, with protein MVQEHEPSTPGVAAEPTATRRTADTAESSRASRGWWDRNADEYQEEHGAFLGDDRFIWGPEGLDEAEAGLLGPVDALKGRDVLEVGAGAAQCARWLAARGARPVALDLSLRQLRHARRIDAEAAASGASGISGASRDADAAGVALVQADATALPFRDGSFDLACSAYGAVPFVAEPVRVMREVRRVLRPGGRWVFSVTHPIRWAFPDEPGPEGLSIAASYFDRTPYVEQDESGRAVYVEHHRTLGDRVRDVVAGGFRLVDLIEPEWPAWNHQEWGGWSPLRGNLIPGTAIFVCERD; from the coding sequence ATGGTCCAAGAACACGAGCCCAGCACCCCTGGGGTGGCCGCCGAGCCGACGGCCACCCGCCGGACCGCCGACACGGCGGAGAGCAGCCGGGCCAGCCGGGGGTGGTGGGACCGCAACGCGGACGAGTACCAGGAGGAGCACGGCGCCTTCCTGGGCGACGACCGGTTCATATGGGGCCCGGAGGGGCTGGACGAGGCGGAGGCCGGGCTGCTGGGCCCGGTGGACGCGCTCAAGGGGCGCGATGTGCTGGAGGTGGGCGCGGGCGCCGCGCAGTGCGCCCGCTGGCTGGCCGCGCGGGGGGCGCGGCCGGTGGCGCTTGACCTCTCGCTCCGGCAGTTGCGGCACGCGCGGCGGATCGACGCGGAGGCGGCGGCCTCAGGGGCCTCAGGGATCTCCGGGGCGTCCCGGGACGCCGACGCGGCCGGGGTCGCGCTGGTGCAGGCCGACGCCACCGCCCTGCCCTTCCGGGACGGCTCGTTCGACCTGGCGTGCTCGGCGTACGGGGCGGTGCCGTTCGTGGCCGAGCCGGTGCGGGTGATGCGCGAGGTGCGCAGGGTGCTGCGGCCGGGCGGGCGGTGGGTCTTCTCGGTGACGCATCCGATCCGCTGGGCGTTCCCCGACGAGCCGGGGCCCGAGGGGCTGTCCATCGCCGCCTCCTACTTCGACCGCACGCCCTATGTGGAGCAGGACGAGTCGGGCCGGGCCGTCTATGTGGAGCACCACCGGACGCTGGGCGACCGGGTACGGGACGTGGTGGCCGGAGGTTTCCGGCTGGTCGACCTGATCGAACCGGAGTGGCCCGCGTGGAACCACCAGGAGTGGGGCGGCTGGTCCCCCTTGCGGGGGAACCTCATCCCGGGCACGGCGATCTTCGTATGCGAGCGGGACTGA
- a CDS encoding DUF6343 family protein — protein MPMRLIRTGDEPIHARSPLRMRLGLATWGLFWTLGGAVAFAVVGRPGWAAACGALAVVTLIDLVLVIRHIRQGPHYQPGRDVPPYAPIAERRRSRGRRRAP, from the coding sequence ATGCCGATGCGGCTGATCCGAACGGGCGATGAGCCGATCCACGCGCGCAGTCCGCTGCGGATGCGGCTGGGGCTGGCCACGTGGGGGCTGTTCTGGACACTCGGCGGCGCGGTGGCCTTCGCGGTCGTGGGCCGGCCGGGGTGGGCGGCGGCGTGCGGAGCACTCGCCGTCGTCACGCTGATCGACCTCGTCCTGGTCATCCGGCACATCCGGCAGGGGCCGCACTACCAGCCGGGCCGGGATGTGCCGCCGTACGCGCCGATCGCCGAGCGCAGGCGGAGCCGCGGGCGGCGGCGGGCTCCGTAA
- a CDS encoding uridine kinase has translation MRLEAITWERLTDATADRIAGLTAADGSPWLRVAIDGAPAAPTGELARDLAEALRVLGRPALVVAAAGFWRPASLRYEYGKRDPDAYYDRWLDTGALWREVFDPLEPEPGGTGRVLPDLWDPETDRATRSPYAELAPGGVLLLHGALLLGHWFPFDLSVHLRLSPAALARRTDEGDRWTLPAFARYEDEVGPGEAADVVVRMDDPRHPAWHRPEP, from the coding sequence GTGCGGCTCGAAGCGATCACCTGGGAACGGCTGACCGACGCGACCGCCGACCGCATCGCCGGGCTGACGGCGGCGGACGGCAGCCCCTGGCTGAGAGTGGCCATAGACGGGGCTCCGGCGGCGCCCACCGGCGAACTGGCGCGGGATCTGGCGGAGGCCCTGCGCGTCCTCGGCCGGCCGGCGCTGGTGGTCGCGGCGGCGGGGTTCTGGCGGCCCGCCTCGCTGCGCTACGAGTACGGGAAGCGGGACCCCGACGCGTACTACGACCGCTGGCTGGACACCGGCGCCCTCTGGCGCGAGGTCTTCGATCCGCTGGAACCGGAGCCGGGCGGCACCGGGCGGGTGCTGCCCGACCTGTGGGATCCGGAGACCGACCGGGCCACGCGCAGCCCGTACGCCGAGCTCGCGCCGGGCGGGGTGCTGTTGCTGCACGGCGCGCTGCTGCTGGGGCACTGGTTCCCGTTCGACCTCTCGGTGCATCTGCGGCTGTCCCCGGCCGCCCTCGCCCGCCGCACCGACGAGGGCGACCGCTGGACCCTGCCCGCCTTCGCGCGCTACGAGGACGAGGTGGGGCCCGGTGAGGCGGCGGATGTGGTGGTGCGGATGGACGACCCCCGGCATCCGGCCTGGCACCGCCCGGAGCCGTAG
- a CDS encoding tetratricopeptide repeat protein, which translates to MPEPTPETHVIDFRAAEHLLAARDPRGAVKLLDSVISAHPENTAARLLRARAFFGAAQLRSAELEFQLVLEREPDNAFAHFALARTLERANRPAEATRHFRLAAALDPRPDFVEAARFGERGGRDG; encoded by the coding sequence GTGCCCGAGCCCACGCCCGAGACCCACGTCATCGACTTCCGCGCCGCCGAGCACCTGCTCGCCGCCCGAGACCCACGGGGCGCCGTCAAGCTGCTCGACTCGGTCATCAGCGCCCACCCCGAGAACACGGCGGCCCGGCTGCTCCGGGCGCGCGCGTTCTTCGGCGCGGCCCAGCTGCGCTCGGCGGAGCTGGAGTTCCAGCTCGTCCTTGAGCGCGAGCCGGACAACGCGTTCGCCCACTTCGCCCTGGCCCGCACCCTGGAGCGGGCCAACCGGCCGGCCGAGGCCACCCGCCACTTCCGGCTGGCCGCGGCGCTCGATCCGCGCCCGGACTTCGTGGAGGCGGCCCGGTTCGGCGAGAGGGGCGGCCGGGACGGATAG
- a CDS encoding ADP-ribosylglycohydrolase family protein, producing MIRQSWDETAAKRARIRGCLLGGAIGDALGNPIEFLSLRSIRETHGAAGVTALVPDGSGVVGRVTDDTQMTLFTAEGLIRAHARTSSKGLEGSETAVVRHAYLRWLDTQNHPGPPPAEGTGDLVRSGWLRTQPWLYARRAPGNACLSGLTAKHVPAPRAPLDGTPGPVNTGSKGCGTVMRSAPFGLTGLDPRDCFELAARCAQITHGHPTGYYAAGALAAMIACLLDGESLEGATLRTLELLARYPGHEETTAALRKAVDLAAEGDPTPEKAESLGGGWVAEEALAIAVYSALARTPAQQILYGPGGKISYDPAPPRTPVQAALLISVNHSGDSDSTGSICGNILGAHHGDLRLPPSWLSLTEGRGTIAELADDFASEFHRSVELYEPYDDVVFPRDRYPLS from the coding sequence GTGATCCGCCAGTCATGGGACGAAACGGCCGCCAAGCGGGCCCGCATCCGCGGCTGCCTGCTGGGCGGTGCGATCGGCGACGCCCTCGGCAACCCCATCGAGTTCCTGTCCCTGCGGTCGATCCGCGAGACCCACGGCGCCGCGGGCGTCACCGCCCTCGTCCCGGACGGCAGCGGAGTCGTGGGCCGGGTCACCGATGACACCCAGATGACACTGTTCACGGCCGAGGGCCTGATACGGGCCCACGCCAGAACCTCGTCCAAGGGCCTCGAAGGGTCCGAGACCGCCGTCGTCCGCCATGCCTATCTGCGCTGGCTGGACACCCAGAACCACCCCGGGCCGCCGCCCGCCGAGGGCACCGGGGACCTGGTCCGCTCCGGCTGGCTGCGCACCCAGCCCTGGCTGTACGCCCGCCGCGCCCCCGGCAACGCCTGCCTCTCCGGCCTCACCGCGAAGCACGTCCCCGCCCCGCGCGCTCCCCTCGACGGCACCCCCGGCCCGGTGAACACCGGCTCCAAGGGCTGCGGCACCGTGATGCGCTCGGCGCCGTTCGGCCTCACCGGGCTCGACCCCCGCGACTGCTTCGAACTCGCCGCCCGCTGCGCCCAGATCACCCATGGCCATCCGACGGGCTACTACGCGGCCGGTGCCCTGGCCGCCATGATCGCCTGCCTGCTCGACGGAGAGTCCCTGGAAGGCGCGACCCTGCGCACCCTGGAACTCCTCGCCCGCTACCCCGGCCACGAGGAGACCACCGCCGCCCTCCGTAAGGCGGTCGACCTGGCGGCCGAGGGCGATCCGACGCCCGAGAAGGCCGAATCGCTCGGCGGCGGCTGGGTCGCCGAGGAGGCCCTGGCCATCGCGGTCTACAGCGCCCTGGCCCGCACCCCGGCCCAGCAGATCCTGTACGGCCCCGGCGGCAAGATCAGCTACGACCCGGCGCCCCCGCGCACCCCCGTCCAGGCGGCCCTGCTGATCTCCGTCAACCACTCGGGCGACAGCGACTCGACGGGCTCGATCTGCGGCAACATCCTCGGCGCCCACCACGGCGACCTCCGCCTCCCGCCGTCCTGGCTGTCCCTGACCGAGGGCCGCGGCACGATCGCCGAACTCGCCGACGACTTCGCCTCCGAGTTCCACCGTTCGGTGGAGCTGTACGAGCCCTACGACGACGTGGTCTTCCCCCGCGACCGCTACCCGCTCAGCTGA
- a CDS encoding FUSC family protein, which yields MPDVLDPLAELVKRRHDPVVVQTVRSTAAATIAYVVALELSKEPAPLTAPLTALLVVQVTLYATLTRSLRRVEAVVVGVLIAVAFSVLVGLTWWSLCLIILAAQTAGYVTRVGDWVQEVAISAMLVLGVAQVTTYAWDRVLETLIGAGVGMGFNFFLAPPVWVETAGKSIEDLARRMRQLLLHIGEELGSQIAVDRAAARLYEARRLDHDISQVDAALRQAEDSVRLNPRVKEGLLYRVVLRTGLDTLEICTVILRVMSRTLTDLARARTDEPLFPPDVADALKDLFIHLAAAVESFAVLVTTQVSANAEEAESRLSSELVKAHAGRDRGADLLLRRVQEHPRQWQLHGALLAEIDRILDELDMEQRSKRLMEELDRSTREKRERFLFLQKLRRRFRRGRKDGSGAG from the coding sequence GTGCCCGATGTTCTCGACCCACTGGCGGAGCTCGTCAAACGACGCCATGACCCGGTCGTCGTTCAGACCGTGCGCTCCACGGCGGCCGCGACCATCGCCTACGTCGTCGCCCTCGAGCTCAGCAAGGAACCCGCCCCGCTCACCGCGCCGCTGACCGCCCTCCTCGTCGTCCAGGTCACCCTCTACGCGACCCTCACCAGAAGCCTCCGCAGGGTCGAGGCCGTGGTCGTGGGCGTCCTGATCGCCGTCGCCTTCAGCGTGCTGGTGGGGCTGACCTGGTGGAGTCTGTGCCTGATCATCCTCGCCGCCCAGACCGCCGGCTATGTCACACGCGTGGGCGACTGGGTCCAGGAGGTGGCGATCAGCGCCATGCTGGTCCTGGGCGTGGCGCAGGTGACCACCTACGCCTGGGACCGGGTGCTGGAGACCCTCATCGGGGCCGGTGTCGGAATGGGTTTCAACTTCTTCCTCGCGCCTCCGGTGTGGGTCGAGACGGCCGGCAAGTCCATCGAGGACCTGGCCCGCCGGATGCGTCAGCTGCTGCTGCACATCGGCGAGGAGCTGGGCAGTCAGATCGCCGTCGACCGCGCCGCCGCCCGGCTCTACGAGGCCCGCCGCCTCGACCACGACATCTCCCAGGTCGACGCGGCCCTCCGGCAGGCGGAGGACAGTGTGCGGCTCAACCCCCGCGTCAAGGAGGGCCTCCTCTACCGCGTGGTGCTCCGTACCGGCCTGGACACGCTGGAGATCTGCACCGTCATCCTGCGCGTCATGTCCCGCACCCTGACCGACCTCGCCAGGGCACGGACGGACGAGCCCCTCTTCCCCCCGGACGTGGCTGATGCCCTGAAGGACCTCTTCATCCATCTCGCCGCCGCCGTCGAGAGCTTCGCCGTCCTGGTCACCACCCAGGTCAGCGCCAACGCCGAGGAGGCCGAATCCCGCCTCTCCAGCGAGCTCGTCAAGGCTCACGCCGGCCGCGACCGCGGCGCCGACCTCCTGCTGCGCCGCGTCCAGGAGCACCCCCGCCAGTGGCAGCTGCACGGTGCCCTGCTGGCGGAGATCGACCGCATCCTCGACGAACTCGACATGGAGCAGCGCTCCAAGCGGCTCATGGAAGAGCTCGACCGCAGCACCCGCGAGAAGCGCGAGCGCTTCCTCTTCCTCCAGAAGCTGCGGCGCCGGTTCCGGCGCGGCCGTAAGGACGGCTCCGGAGCGGGCTGA
- a CDS encoding DUF1697 domain-containing protein — protein MASQIALLRGINVGGNRKFPMARQRELMAELGFEDVTVHLQTGNIVFADPGTPPGRTARTLEDHFAAGLGFPVDVMVRTRDELAAAIEANPYPEAVAEPKTLHVVFLAAVPADTAALDALDPAAYAPDSFRLIGREIFLRCPDGVGRSKLAAKVTNARLGTPATARNWNTVTKLLALADG, from the coding sequence ATGGCATCTCAGATAGCGCTGCTCCGCGGCATCAATGTGGGCGGGAACAGGAAGTTCCCCATGGCGCGGCAGCGTGAGCTGATGGCCGAGCTGGGCTTCGAGGACGTCACCGTCCACCTCCAGACCGGCAACATCGTCTTCGCCGACCCCGGCACCCCGCCCGGGCGGACGGCCCGTACCCTCGAGGACCACTTCGCCGCCGGTCTCGGCTTTCCCGTGGACGTCATGGTCCGTACGCGCGACGAGCTGGCCGCCGCGATCGAGGCCAACCCGTATCCGGAAGCCGTGGCCGAGCCCAAGACCCTGCATGTGGTCTTCCTGGCGGCCGTGCCCGCGGACACGGCCGCGCTGGACGCGCTGGATCCGGCCGCCTACGCCCCGGACTCGTTCCGCCTCATCGGCCGCGAGATCTTCCTGCGCTGCCCGGACGGGGTCGGCCGCTCCAAGCTGGCGGCGAAGGTCACCAACGCCCGGCTCGGAACGCCGGCCACCGCCCGCAACTGGAACACCGTCACCAAGCTGCTGGCCCTGGCCGACGGCTGA
- a CDS encoding type II toxin-antitoxin system PemK/MazF family toxin → MISPFNGTQGTGDGAALPGSTGPAATVEAHPRQVGRVRTSYAPDPDGDPDPGEVVWTWVPYEENDGRGKDRPVLVVARERAGTLLAVQLSSKRHDGDREWVPIGSGPWDRAGRESWVDVDRVLRVHPDGMRREACALDRPRFDLVVMRLRQRYGWS, encoded by the coding sequence GTGATCAGCCCATTCAACGGAACGCAGGGGACGGGGGACGGCGCGGCGCTTCCCGGAAGCACCGGCCCGGCCGCCACCGTCGAGGCTCATCCGCGCCAGGTCGGGCGGGTACGGACGAGTTACGCACCCGATCCGGACGGGGACCCGGACCCCGGCGAGGTCGTCTGGACATGGGTGCCGTACGAGGAGAACGACGGCCGTGGCAAGGACCGGCCGGTGCTGGTGGTCGCGCGGGAGCGGGCCGGGACGCTGCTCGCCGTGCAGCTGTCGAGCAAGCGGCACGACGGCGACCGCGAGTGGGTGCCGATCGGCTCCGGGCCGTGGGACCGCGCCGGGCGGGAGTCATGGGTCGATGTGGACCGGGTGCTGCGGGTGCACCCGGACGGGATGCGGCGCGAGGCGTGCGCGCTCGACCGGCCGCGCTTCGACCTGGTCGTGATGCGGCTGCGGCAGCGGTACGGCTGGAGCTGA
- a CDS encoding DUF4360 domain-containing protein — MPGVLYAGGVVAALFASTLTSQAYAQPPFDTVPPDKIVITVATVNGSGCPAGTAAIAVSPDNTAFTVTYSEYLAQVGKGSKPTDFRKNCQLSLVTHVPQGFSYAIASVDYRGFAHLEKGASATQKASYYFQGQSQTSSNTHGYNGAYDDNWQATDVSDIATVVWSPCGELRNFNINTELRVNAGTSNTQETTSFIAMDSTDGDVSTTYHFAWKECPPTKK, encoded by the coding sequence ATGCCCGGTGTTCTGTACGCAGGCGGTGTGGTCGCGGCGTTATTCGCCTCGACGCTCACTTCCCAGGCATACGCACAACCCCCGTTCGACACCGTGCCGCCCGACAAGATCGTGATCACGGTCGCTACCGTCAATGGGTCGGGCTGCCCGGCGGGCACCGCGGCGATCGCTGTCTCCCCGGACAACACCGCCTTCACCGTGACCTACAGCGAGTATCTCGCGCAGGTGGGCAAGGGATCGAAGCCGACGGACTTCAGAAAGAACTGTCAGCTGAGTCTGGTCACGCATGTGCCACAGGGCTTCTCCTACGCCATCGCCAGTGTCGACTACCGTGGTTTCGCCCATCTGGAAAAGGGCGCGTCCGCCACGCAGAAAGCCTCTTACTACTTCCAGGGGCAGTCGCAGACCTCGTCGAACACGCATGGCTACAACGGCGCTTACGACGACAACTGGCAGGCCACCGACGTATCCGATATCGCCACCGTGGTGTGGTCGCCCTGCGGTGAACTCCGCAACTTCAACATCAACACCGAGTTGCGGGTCAACGCCGGAACGTCCAACACCCAGGAAACGACCAGCTTCATCGCCATGGACTCGACGGACGGCGATGTGAGCACCACCTATCACTTCGCCTGGAAGGAATGCCCGCCGACCAAGAAGTGA
- a CDS encoding DUF4360 domain-containing protein, translating into MSGVLLAGGAAAALFASALSTQGVSSAPDGPPEKIQISVKTVNGSGCPKGTTAVAVAADNSAFTVTYSDYLAQVGPGADPTDIRKNCQLSLGVHVPQGFTYAIAQVDYRGYGYLEKGAKGTEKASYYFQGSSDTASRTHDFSGPYNDNWQTTDSTDYSALVWAPCGQDRNFNVNTELRVGAGTSPAGTTSFMAMDSTDGGVNTVYHLAWKECPSAVR; encoded by the coding sequence ATGTCCGGTGTTCTGCTCGCGGGCGGCGCGGCCGCGGCGCTATTCGCCTCGGCCCTTTCCACCCAGGGTGTTTCGTCGGCCCCTGATGGGCCGCCGGAAAAGATCCAGATAAGCGTCAAGACGGTGAACGGCTCGGGCTGCCCCAAGGGCACCACCGCCGTGGCCGTCGCCGCCGACAACTCGGCGTTCACCGTGACCTACAGCGACTATCTCGCCCAGGTCGGCCCCGGCGCGGACCCGACCGACATCCGTAAGAACTGCCAGCTCAGCCTGGGCGTGCATGTGCCGCAGGGGTTCACCTACGCCATCGCCCAGGTCGACTACCGGGGCTATGGCTACCTCGAAAAGGGCGCCAAGGGCACCGAGAAGGCGAGCTACTACTTCCAGGGCTCGTCGGACACCGCGTCGCGGACCCATGACTTCAGCGGTCCGTACAACGACAACTGGCAGACCACCGACAGCACCGACTACAGCGCCCTGGTGTGGGCCCCCTGCGGCCAGGACCGCAACTTCAACGTCAACACCGAGCTGCGGGTCGGCGCCGGCACCTCTCCTGCGGGCACCACCAGCTTCATGGCCATGGACTCGACGGACGGCGGGGTCAACACGGTTTACCACCTCGCCTGGAAGGAATGCCCTTCCGCCGTCCGGTAG
- a CDS encoding PAC2 family protein encodes MHDPQELYAWEPSGLAEVDAIASRDSAGLVLLYHFDGYIDAGETGDQIVERLLDGLPRKVVARFDHDRLVDYRARRPLLTFQRDRWTAYETPKIELHLVRDATAAPFLLLTGPEPDVEWERFAAAVGQMVERLGVRLAVNFHGIPMGVPHTRPVGITPHGNRIDLMPGHRGYFDEAQVPGSAESLIEYRLAEAGRDVLGVAAHVPHYLARSAYPDAALTALEAITAATGLVLPGPTHALRNEALRTQEEIERQISEGDEELVALVRGLEHQYDAVAGAESRGNLVAEPAELPSADELGAEFERFLAEREGDGGA; translated from the coding sequence GTGCATGATCCGCAGGAGTTGTACGCATGGGAACCGAGCGGGCTGGCGGAGGTCGACGCGATAGCCTCGCGGGACTCGGCCGGGCTGGTGCTGCTGTACCACTTCGACGGCTATATCGACGCCGGCGAGACCGGGGACCAGATCGTGGAGCGGCTGCTCGACGGTCTGCCGCGCAAGGTGGTCGCGCGTTTCGACCATGACCGGCTGGTCGACTACCGGGCCCGGCGCCCGCTGCTGACCTTCCAGCGCGACCGGTGGACGGCGTACGAGACCCCGAAGATCGAGCTGCATCTGGTGCGCGACGCGACCGCGGCCCCGTTCCTGCTGCTCACCGGGCCGGAGCCGGATGTGGAGTGGGAGCGGTTCGCGGCGGCCGTGGGCCAGATGGTCGAGCGGCTGGGCGTCAGGCTCGCGGTGAACTTCCACGGCATCCCGATGGGCGTGCCGCACACCCGGCCGGTCGGCATCACCCCGCACGGCAATCGCATCGATCTGATGCCCGGTCACCGGGGCTACTTCGACGAGGCGCAAGTGCCCGGCAGCGCCGAATCCCTGATCGAGTACCGGCTCGCCGAGGCGGGCCGCGATGTGCTCGGCGTGGCCGCGCATGTGCCGCACTATCTGGCCCGGTCGGCCTACCCGGACGCGGCGCTCACCGCGCTGGAGGCCATCACCGCGGCCACCGGTCTGGTGCTGCCGGGGCCGACGCACGCCCTGCGCAACGAGGCCCTGAGGACGCAGGAGGAGATCGAGCGGCAGATCTCGGAGGGCGACGAGGAGTTGGTCGCGCTCGTACGGGGCCTGGAGCACCAGTACGACGCGGTGGCCGGGGCCGAGAGCCGCGGCAATCTGGTCGCGGAGCCGGCCGAGCTGCCCTCGGCGGATGAACTGGGCGCGGAGTTCGAACGGTTCCTCGCCGAGCGCGAGGGCGACGGCGGAGCCTGA